A genomic window from Flavobacterium sp. I3-2 includes:
- a CDS encoding RagB/SusD family nutrient uptake outer membrane protein produces the protein MNLPRYMILSFSLLMINLSCSDFLETDLPKDQLDQVKVFNDAATAEAAMNNVYVMLVEGGFLNGNTADNPFLMACYTDELEVISTQNTDPRKFYDAVILADNTAVKRLWDTSYKQIYTVNNIIEGVESSPNLSETTKNKLMGEALAIRGILHFYLTQTFDEVPYIKTINYNLNKSIAKQNSNEVMNLAIADLKEAELLLNAEVANTERIRINKPVVQAFLARIYLYQKKWIESLQYAELVINNPLFELEPVETLFLKESKSAILQLKPTINGYNTYEAMTYIFTANPAPIAQLSQSLLNDFETDDLRKTQWVKFVGDTGTNAHAFKYKQRGFSSPTKEYSIVIRIEEMYLIAAEAEGQLGNWTNFNNYLNTIRTRANISALDISDNNLAQNAILSERRIEFFCEFGHRFYDLKRTNKLMSLATVKPHWMDYFKNLPIPQTEILLNGNLKPQNIGY, from the coding sequence ATGAACTTACCAAGATATATGATACTTAGTTTTAGTTTATTAATGATAAACCTAAGCTGTAGCGATTTTTTAGAAACAGATTTGCCAAAAGATCAATTAGATCAAGTAAAGGTGTTTAATGATGCTGCAACTGCAGAAGCTGCAATGAATAATGTATATGTAATGTTAGTTGAGGGAGGATTTTTAAATGGTAATACAGCAGATAATCCATTTTTGATGGCTTGTTATACAGATGAATTAGAAGTAATTTCAACTCAAAATACGGATCCTAGAAAATTCTATGATGCTGTAATTTTAGCTGATAATACGGCTGTGAAAAGGCTTTGGGATACGTCCTATAAGCAAATTTACACAGTTAACAATATCATAGAAGGAGTTGAAAGCTCACCGAATCTTTCTGAAACTACAAAAAATAAGTTGATGGGAGAGGCTCTAGCAATTCGTGGAATACTACATTTTTATTTAACGCAAACTTTTGATGAGGTGCCGTATATAAAAACAATAAATTACAATTTGAATAAAAGTATTGCAAAACAAAATTCGAATGAGGTTATGAATTTAGCCATAGCAGATTTAAAAGAAGCCGAATTATTATTGAATGCTGAGGTTGCTAACACAGAGAGAATTCGAATAAACAAACCAGTAGTTCAAGCTTTCTTGGCTCGTATCTATTTGTATCAAAAAAAATGGATAGAATCTTTACAATACGCTGAGTTGGTAATAAACAATCCGCTTTTTGAATTAGAACCTGTTGAAACCTTGTTTCTAAAAGAAAGTAAAAGTGCCATTTTGCAATTAAAACCAACCATTAATGGGTACAATACTTATGAAGCCATGACGTATATTTTTACTGCAAATCCGGCTCCGATTGCGCAACTTTCTCAAAGTCTATTAAATGATTTTGAAACTGATGATTTACGCAAAACGCAATGGGTGAAGTTTGTAGGTGATACCGGTACAAATGCACATGCTTTTAAATACAAACAAAGAGGTTTTTCATCTCCTACAAAAGAATACTCGATCGTAATACGTATAGAAGAAATGTATTTGATTGCCGCAGAAGCAGAAGGACAACTAGGTAATTGGACTAATTTTAATAATTATTTGAATACCATTCGTACAAGAGCAAACATATCTGCTCTGGATATATCTGATAACAATTTAGCACAAAATGCAATTTTAAGCGAACGTAGAATTGAATTTTTCTGTGAGTTTGGACATCGTTTTTACGATCTTAAACGAACAAATAAACTAATGAGTTTGGCTACAGTTAAACCCCATTGGATGGATTACTTTAAAAACCTTCCAATACCTCAGACTGAAATTTTGTTAAATGGTAATTTAAAACCACAAAATATAGGTTACTAA
- a CDS encoding alpha/beta hydrolase family protein — protein MKFIKQIVIYMFLMLSWSMMGQETSNKAEMITTEFVSDSGNIIAYNLTVANKSHFIIKDLASLNEYKLEMSSPKFYLSDKNGMIYNLKTRELHFIDFKAQQIKVLQNIGKVEILKNIDRLIYMDLKTNTLTILDLKTHKSTSFDKVKFFSVSPNERKLVMIDENNSCVLLDLKTNKKEVFPNLDKLERPIKKVVFNESNNAFYLISNSVDDMFVYEVQKNNLRKIGKYPIVNELEKTVIDTLFNSVRLLSNQELVIGVKPLQKKRSEQDADVQIWSGSQKGYTPNVEHQKNATNQIALVNLKTGNWMSLADVNVNLIFKIDEQNQIYCFDMFENDSLSFIDSTVSIYKYDTYKKSKIKINDMNTLSKNIFSYKSFSPLIFFWKNNWYYYDESLNKKVSITANLKDNFYSKYVTYTNEITNNPIGIPLEWNDRGLFFTSENDIWYLDFKTKEIEKKTNGDNKGRSYQIASANYNLFSKNWIWSAIPLNTNNYKDLILHYSTLMNTKQGISFFTDKEKLIDLTEDQAAFTQIKRSKNFIIYIKEKPNSTPKIYLYDIYKRKESLIYDSNSFDTEVEDVLSKYEFWQKENGELAGGILTFPKNYNPFSLQKYPVVVFVYDKKYHKQHTYLSPETLSVSKINFRTFIADDYFVLEPDIYYINGETGNSALNSVNEVIDYFAERYPIDTSKMGIYGHSFGGYQTNYIITHTNRFKAAITSAGVAEIISEYFNYSQYSLQPNLWRYENHQFRLGKNFYQDKEMYIKNSPLFYAQNVETPLLLITGNKDYVVNWQQSLLMFNALKKLNKEVTLLIYENEDHYIHKDKNQKDVSSKVKQWFDYYLKDKEKPEWID, from the coding sequence ATGAAATTTATAAAACAAATTGTAATCTATATGTTTTTGATGCTTTCTTGGTCTATGATGGGCCAAGAAACATCAAATAAAGCAGAAATGATTACAACCGAATTTGTAAGTGACTCTGGTAATATCATTGCTTACAATCTCACTGTGGCAAATAAAAGTCATTTTATAATAAAAGATTTAGCTTCCTTAAATGAGTATAAATTAGAAATGAGTTCTCCAAAGTTTTATTTAAGTGATAAAAATGGAATGATTTATAATTTGAAAACCAGAGAACTGCATTTCATTGATTTTAAAGCCCAGCAAATAAAAGTATTGCAAAATATTGGAAAGGTTGAAATTTTAAAGAATATAGATAGATTGATCTATATGGATTTAAAAACCAATACGTTGACGATTTTAGATCTAAAAACTCACAAATCTACATCTTTTGATAAAGTTAAATTTTTTAGTGTAAGCCCCAACGAAAGAAAGCTCGTAATGATTGATGAAAACAATTCATGCGTACTTTTAGATTTAAAAACAAATAAAAAAGAGGTGTTTCCAAATCTCGATAAGTTAGAAAGACCAATAAAGAAAGTTGTTTTTAATGAATCAAACAACGCATTTTATTTGATTTCCAATTCGGTTGATGATATGTTTGTTTATGAAGTCCAAAAGAATAATTTAAGAAAAATAGGTAAGTACCCTATAGTAAATGAACTCGAAAAAACGGTCATTGATACCTTGTTCAATTCAGTACGTTTATTATCTAATCAAGAGTTAGTTATAGGAGTAAAGCCTTTACAGAAAAAACGTTCAGAACAAGATGCAGATGTTCAAATTTGGAGCGGTTCTCAAAAAGGATACACGCCGAATGTAGAGCACCAAAAAAATGCGACCAATCAAATCGCCTTAGTAAATTTGAAAACAGGTAATTGGATGTCTTTAGCAGATGTAAATGTAAATTTAATTTTTAAAATCGATGAGCAAAATCAAATTTATTGTTTTGACATGTTTGAGAATGATAGTTTATCATTTATAGATTCAACTGTATCTATTTATAAATATGATACTTATAAAAAATCTAAAATAAAAATTAATGATATGAATACTTTAAGTAAAAATATTTTTAGTTACAAGTCCTTTAGTCCTTTAATCTTTTTTTGGAAAAACAATTGGTATTACTATGATGAATCACTAAATAAAAAGGTTTCGATTACAGCAAACCTAAAGGATAATTTTTATAGTAAATATGTCACTTACACCAATGAAATAACTAATAATCCAATAGGTATTCCTTTGGAATGGAACGATAGAGGACTTTTTTTTACGTCTGAAAACGATATTTGGTATTTAGATTTCAAAACGAAAGAAATAGAAAAAAAAACAAATGGGGATAATAAAGGTAGATCATATCAAATAGCCAGCGCTAATTATAATTTATTTTCAAAAAATTGGATTTGGTCTGCAATACCATTAAATACAAACAATTATAAAGATTTGATTTTACATTATTCCACTTTAATGAATACTAAACAAGGGATTTCTTTTTTTACCGACAAAGAAAAACTAATTGATTTAACAGAAGATCAAGCTGCTTTTACACAAATAAAAAGGTCAAAAAACTTCATTATTTACATAAAAGAGAAACCAAACAGTACACCAAAAATTTATTTATACGATATTTATAAACGTAAGGAATCTTTAATTTATGATAGTAATAGTTTTGATACTGAAGTTGAAGATGTGTTATCAAAATACGAATTTTGGCAAAAAGAAAATGGAGAATTAGCAGGAGGAATATTGACATTTCCAAAAAATTACAATCCTTTTTCTTTACAAAAATATCCTGTTGTAGTTTTTGTTTATGATAAGAAATATCATAAACAGCATACTTATTTATCACCCGAAACCTTGTCAGTCTCCAAAATAAATTTTAGAACTTTTATAGCAGATGATTATTTTGTTTTAGAACCAGATATTTATTATATAAATGGAGAAACCGGTAATTCTGCATTGAATAGTGTCAACGAAGTTATTGATTATTTTGCAGAGAGATATCCAATAGATACTTCAAAAATGGGAATATACGGACATTCTTTTGGAGGATACCAAACCAATTATATAATTACACATACCAATCGTTTTAAAGCAGCTATTACAAGTGCAGGTGTTGCCGAAATAATCTCGGAGTATTTTAATTATAGCCAATATTCGTTACAACCCAATTTGTGGCGCTATGAGAACCATCAGTTTCGTTTAGGCAAAAACTTCTATCAAGATAAAGAAATGTATATTAAAAATTCACCACTTTTTTATGCTCAAAATGTTGAAACACCCTTATTATTAATAACCGGAAATAAAGATTATGTAGTGAATTGGCAACAAAGTTTGTTGATGTTTAACGCTTTAAAAAAATTAAATAAAGAGGTGACATTATTAATTTATGAAAATGAAGATCATTACATTCATAAAGATAAAAATCAAAAAGATGTAAGCTCGAAAGTCAAACAGTGGTTTGATTATTATTTAA
- a CDS encoding SusC/RagA family TonB-linked outer membrane protein — protein MKKITFTALTVPLTYVLIMLLCSLKTYAQEKTLTLSGVVKDVNGPLAGVLVWQTDTENGTQTNELGFYTIQIPMNTQVTFDYLGYKPQTFTVKTSTLNVTMVADENMLDEMVINAGYYTVKDKERTGSISKITAKEIGQQPVANPLAAMQGRMAGVNITQNSGVPGGGFDIQIRGRNSLRTEGNAPLYIVDGVPFASQSASDQTLSGQIFSKGNVSPLNSINPNDIESIEVLKDADATAIYGSRGSNGVVLITTKKGSSDRTTFSFQSTTSVSTVAKYMDLMNTDQYLQMRRDAFANAGITDYPANAYDVNGIWDENKYTNWQKEFLGGRAVSQNTQFSVSGGSGKTNYLFSAGHRKDETVFPGDFGYKRTNFLLNVNHQSKDDRFYFQSTVLKSNQKNNLMVTDLTSQIFLAPNAPDLYDAEGNLNWENNTFENPLAKLNATYESQSNDFSANVVLGYALIKNLNVSLNAGLQTTNNVEFKKVPTTTMNPALGFTSKDSSVSRTLFSRDGWIMEPKLNYSLVTNTGVWNFLLGTTFEERKQDILGLRGNGFLSNDMLDNLQSATSQLILKDADLMYRYQAFYARVNYIHQQKYIVNLTGRRDGSSRFGPGKQWGNFGAVGTAWLFSRENVFDKSSWLSFGKLRASYGIAGNDLIGDYQYLNTFRLNYLKYDEQIALEPTRLFNPDFSWETNKKVEVALELELFKSRIAPSIVYYSNRSSNQLVGIPLPGTTGFASVQANLNATVENSGWEFTLRSINMSKNQFFWSTNINISLPKNKLIAFPNLEESTYANTYEIGKPTSIRKVYTYTGIDPVTGLFTFEDLNGDGKIDVNDRKKAMNVNTMMFAGIQNSINYKNWSLDFTIQFVKQNALSPLSNVSPLGYNVNNLSMTSDYVSNENPNGSYQIPILQTNSLGTQAYENYKNSDQMIIDGSYIRLKSLQLQYSWQLNNKSNSRIATYVQGQNLFTITNYPGSDPETAIGYLPALRTIALGFNFNF, from the coding sequence ATGAAAAAAATTACTTTTACAGCACTAACCGTACCCCTAACGTACGTGCTAATTATGCTGTTGTGTAGTTTAAAAACCTACGCACAAGAAAAAACACTAACTCTAAGCGGAGTTGTGAAAGATGTCAACGGACCACTAGCTGGAGTACTCGTGTGGCAAACCGATACCGAAAATGGTACCCAAACCAACGAATTGGGATTCTATACCATTCAAATTCCAATGAATACTCAAGTAACTTTTGATTATCTAGGTTACAAACCGCAAACGTTTACTGTAAAAACAAGTACGCTTAATGTAACTATGGTGGCAGATGAAAATATGCTTGATGAAATGGTAATCAATGCGGGATACTATACCGTAAAAGACAAAGAACGAACAGGGAGTATTTCTAAAATTACAGCAAAAGAAATTGGACAACAACCAGTTGCCAACCCACTGGCCGCTATGCAAGGACGTATGGCAGGGGTGAACATTACGCAGAATAGTGGTGTCCCTGGCGGTGGCTTCGATATACAAATAAGGGGGCGTAACAGTCTAAGAACCGAGGGAAACGCGCCCTTGTATATCGTTGATGGTGTGCCGTTTGCTTCGCAATCAGCCTCTGATCAAACATTATCAGGTCAAATATTTAGTAAAGGTAACGTAAGTCCTTTAAATAGTATTAATCCAAACGATATAGAAAGTATTGAGGTACTGAAAGATGCCGATGCAACGGCTATATATGGTTCTCGTGGGAGTAATGGAGTAGTACTTATTACGACTAAGAAAGGAAGCTCTGATAGAACCACATTTTCATTTCAATCAACTACTTCGGTGAGTACAGTAGCTAAGTATATGGATTTAATGAATACCGATCAATATTTACAAATGCGTCGAGATGCTTTCGCAAATGCAGGCATCACAGATTACCCTGCAAATGCTTATGATGTAAATGGTATTTGGGATGAGAATAAGTACACCAATTGGCAAAAAGAGTTTTTGGGAGGTAGAGCCGTTTCTCAAAATACCCAGTTCTCAGTAAGCGGTGGTTCTGGCAAAACAAATTATTTGTTTAGTGCAGGGCATCGAAAAGACGAAACGGTTTTTCCAGGTGATTTTGGGTATAAACGAACTAATTTTTTATTAAATGTAAACCATCAATCAAAAGACGATCGTTTTTATTTTCAATCTACAGTTCTAAAAAGTAATCAAAAAAATAACCTTATGGTTACTGATTTAACTTCTCAAATATTTTTAGCACCCAATGCACCAGACTTGTACGATGCAGAAGGTAATTTGAATTGGGAAAACAATACGTTCGAAAATCCGTTAGCAAAACTAAATGCAACTTACGAATCTCAATCAAATGATTTTTCAGCAAATGTTGTGTTGGGTTATGCACTTATTAAGAATTTAAATGTTTCATTAAACGCAGGTTTACAAACTACAAATAATGTAGAATTCAAGAAAGTTCCTACAACAACAATGAATCCGGCACTTGGCTTTACCAGTAAAGATTCTTCTGTTAGTAGAACATTGTTTTCTAGAGATGGGTGGATTATGGAACCTAAACTGAATTATAGTTTAGTAACCAATACAGGAGTTTGGAATTTTCTTCTAGGAACCACTTTTGAGGAACGCAAACAAGATATACTAGGCTTACGAGGTAACGGCTTCTTGTCAAATGATATGTTGGATAACCTTCAAAGTGCTACTTCTCAACTTATTCTCAAAGATGCTGATTTAATGTATCGTTACCAAGCATTTTATGCGCGTGTAAATTATATACACCAACAAAAGTACATTGTAAATCTTACAGGACGTAGAGACGGTTCAAGTCGTTTTGGACCAGGTAAACAATGGGGGAATTTTGGGGCTGTGGGTACAGCTTGGTTGTTTAGTAGAGAAAATGTATTTGATAAATCGTCTTGGTTAAGTTTCGGAAAACTAAGAGCAAGTTACGGTATTGCAGGTAATGACTTAATAGGTGATTACCAGTATTTAAATACATTTAGATTAAATTATCTAAAATACGACGAACAAATAGCTTTAGAACCCACAAGATTATTCAATCCTGATTTTAGTTGGGAAACGAATAAAAAAGTTGAAGTTGCGTTGGAATTAGAACTTTTTAAATCAAGAATAGCTCCATCAATTGTCTATTATAGTAATCGTTCATCGAATCAATTAGTAGGGATTCCGTTACCAGGTACTACAGGTTTTGCTAGTGTACAAGCTAATTTGAATGCTACTGTTGAGAATTCGGGTTGGGAGTTTACACTACGTAGTATCAATATGTCCAAAAATCAATTCTTTTGGTCAACAAACATCAACATTAGTTTGCCAAAGAATAAATTAATCGCCTTCCCTAACTTAGAAGAATCAACCTATGCTAATACTTACGAAATTGGGAAACCTACTTCGATACGTAAAGTATATACCTATACCGGAATTGATCCAGTAACAGGCTTGTTTACTTTTGAAGATTTAAATGGAGATGGCAAAATAGATGTCAACGACCGTAAAAAAGCTATGAATGTCAATACAATGATGTTTGCGGGAATACAAAATAGTATAAATTATAAAAACTGGTCTTTAGATTTCACAATTCAATTTGTTAAACAAAATGCCTTATCTCCATTGTCTAATGTATCTCCTTTAGGCTATAACGTAAATAATCTGTCCATGACATCTGATTATGTTTCTAATGAGAACCCTAATGGTAGTTATCAAATACCAATTTTACAAACAAATTCATTAGGTACACAAGCTTACGAAAATTACAAGAACAGTGATCAGATGATTATTGACGGTTCATACATCCGTTTAAAATCACTGCAATTACAATACAGTTGGCAATTAAATAATAAATCTAACTCACGCATTGCAACTTATGTTCAAGGTCAAAATTTATTTACGATAACCAATTACCCAGGTAGTGACCCAGAAACAGCCATAGGTTATTTACCAGCATTGAGAACTATTGCCTTAGGATTTAATTTTAATTTTTAA
- a CDS encoding helix-turn-helix domain-containing protein, producing MIDINKKICNYIVKEWLKPWLDQGKSQTSFAKLHNVEESTIRKIKGENTYHIPVETLYKICSARKLSLKDFFENLGN from the coding sequence ATGATTGATATAAATAAAAAAATATGTAATTATATAGTTAAAGAATGGCTTAAACCTTGGTTAGATCAGGGTAAATCACAGACTTCATTTGCTAAATTACATAATGTAGAAGAAAGTACTATACGCAAGATAAAAGGAGAAAACACATATCATATTCCTGTAGAAACACTTTATAAGATATGTTCAGCTAGGAAATTAAGCTTAAAAGATTTCTTTGAAAACTTAGGGAACTAA
- a CDS encoding ATP-dependent nuclease produces the protein MYISKIRIKNFRLLKDTTLLLNENEKQELSLLIGRNNSGKTSFIMLFDKFYRNESFKFNFYDFSTSLRDKIYKIDESTVIEDLSIQMILEIKYDINDSLENISDFILDLDPSVNIVRILFECSIAKDNLINDLSKLKTSREKFIEKNLPDYLINKNVYVFENESDLEPANRGNLVKKDISSIRNLINFQVIHAKRNVSSSETTGNGKRALSEMTTQYFNKEHKESSDDFFEINDAISTMDSTLDEKYQIHFKSFLENAKNFLDIKDLRVVSDLESKQLFTNHSKIVYGDGSNNLPEHLNGLGYVNILYLLLQIEVKKKYFLEEKKDINLLFIEEPEAHTHPQMQYVFSQKIQEIIREINKEVNLQTFISTHSSHIVSQCNFSDLRYFKLKDGNINIKNFYTDLEIKYKGKEDYFKFLKQYLTLYSSELFFAEKIILIEGTTEKMLLPYFISQYDKLVVDQDHKISSQNISIIEVGANSKVFKYFLEFLEIKTLIITDIDTTKLIITPASKGKKESKSNVACAVIEGDNTSNYSIKEFLNKPEANSLEFKDWFEKLKADSLQDDDSHYIKIAYQIEELGYHGRSFEDSFISLNLKEIIKYKDDEIRGIQHKAKLIDSVTDFYELTKEILKVNGKSDFASSLLYLALTGKVEWKTPLYIKEGLKWIAN, from the coding sequence ATGTACATAAGCAAAATTAGAATTAAAAATTTCAGATTGCTAAAAGACACCACTCTTTTATTAAATGAAAATGAGAAACAAGAATTATCTCTTTTAATTGGAAGAAACAATAGTGGTAAAACTTCATTTATAATGCTTTTTGACAAGTTTTATAGAAATGAAAGTTTTAAATTTAATTTCTATGACTTTTCAACATCATTGAGAGATAAAATTTATAAGATAGATGAGAGTACTGTGATTGAAGATTTATCTATCCAGATGATTCTCGAAATAAAGTATGATATTAATGATTCTTTAGAAAATATATCTGATTTTATATTAGATTTAGACCCCTCTGTAAATATTGTGAGAATACTTTTTGAATGCTCAATTGCTAAAGATAATTTAATAAATGATTTGTCAAAGTTAAAAACTAGTAGAGAAAAATTCATTGAGAAGAATTTGCCCGATTATTTAATAAATAAGAATGTGTATGTCTTTGAAAATGAATCTGACTTAGAACCTGCAAATAGAGGAAATTTAGTTAAAAAAGATATTTCGTCAATTAGAAACTTAATTAATTTTCAGGTCATCCACGCGAAAAGAAATGTCTCAAGCTCTGAAACAACTGGAAATGGTAAAAGGGCCTTGTCAGAAATGACTACTCAATATTTTAATAAAGAGCATAAAGAATCATCAGATGATTTCTTTGAGATTAATGATGCGATTTCGACAATGGATTCTACCTTAGATGAAAAGTATCAGATTCACTTTAAATCATTTTTGGAGAACGCTAAGAACTTTCTTGACATAAAAGATTTGAGAGTTGTTTCAGATTTAGAATCTAAACAATTATTTACCAATCATTCTAAAATTGTTTATGGAGACGGATCAAATAATCTTCCTGAACATTTGAATGGATTAGGATATGTGAACATTCTTTATTTATTACTTCAAATTGAAGTTAAGAAAAAGTATTTTCTAGAAGAGAAGAAAGATATTAACCTATTATTTATTGAAGAACCAGAGGCTCATACTCATCCTCAGATGCAATATGTATTTAGTCAAAAAATACAAGAGATTATACGAGAGATTAACAAAGAAGTTAATTTACAAACCTTTATTTCGACCCATTCATCGCACATAGTTTCGCAATGTAATTTTTCTGATTTGCGTTATTTTAAACTTAAAGATGGAAATATTAATATTAAAAATTTCTATACTGACTTAGAAATTAAATATAAAGGCAAAGAAGATTATTTTAAATTTTTAAAACAGTACCTAACATTGTATTCATCTGAGTTATTCTTTGCTGAAAAAATAATTCTTATCGAGGGAACTACAGAAAAAATGCTTTTACCATATTTTATTAGCCAATATGATAAATTGGTTGTAGATCAAGATCATAAAATATCATCACAAAATATTTCAATAATTGAAGTAGGAGCAAATTCAAAAGTATTTAAATACTTTTTGGAGTTTTTAGAAATTAAAACTCTTATAATTACTGATATTGATACAACTAAATTAATAATAACACCAGCATCTAAAGGGAAAAAAGAAAGTAAAAGCAATGTTGCTTGTGCTGTAATAGAAGGAGATAATACAAGTAATTATTCTATTAAAGAATTTTTAAACAAACCTGAAGCAAATTCTCTAGAATTTAAAGATTGGTTTGAAAAACTTAAAGCAGATTCACTACAAGATGATGATTCTCATTATATAAAAATTGCTTACCAGATTGAAGAATTAGGATATCATGGTAGAAGCTTTGAAGATTCATTTATTAGTTTGAATTTAAAAGAAATTATAAAATATAAAGATGATGAAATTCGTGGGATCCAGCATAAAGCTAAACTTATTGATTCAGTTACTGATTTTTATGAATTGACAAAGGAGATATTAAAAGTAAATGGTAAATCAGACTTCGCTTCTTCACTTTTATATTTAGCATTAACTGGTAAAGTTGAATGGAAAACCCCATTATACATTAAAGAAGGTTTAAAATGGATAGCAAACTAA